A region of the Leucobacter komagatae genome:
GCCGCCTCGAGCATCGCGGCGGTCTCAGCTGGCTCAGGGGAGCGCAGCATCTCAGGGTCGTGCGCGCCGCGGTGGCTGTCGGCGAGGAACGGGCCCTCAAGGTGGCTGCCGAGCACCCCGGGGGTCGTTGCGGTGAGCTCGGCGATCGTCGCCAGGTGGCCGAGCTGGTCAGTGGGGCGCCCGGTGACGAGCGAGAGTACGGCGCGCGTGGTGCCGTGCTCGCGGTGCGTGGCGAGCACGCGGTGGATCGCCTCGGCGCCATCCTCGTTCGCGGCGCCGCCTCCACCGTGCACGTGGATGTCGATGAATCCGGGGGAGAGGATCGCGCCCGACGCGTCGACGACCTCGCAGTCTGGGGCCGCCGCCGCATCGCGCCACGACGTGCCGGATCCCACGGACCGCACGACACCGCCCTCGAAGTGCACCCAGCCCTCTGCTGTGGTTGCGCCATCGGTGACGAGGGTCGCGCTGTGAATGATGGTGGCGGGCATCGGGCCTCACTTCGAGAGAAACGAGCGGGCGGGCGCCCACAATCCATGTGATTCCGAGTTTACGGCAGGCAAGGGCTGGTAGCTTAAAGACGTGAATTCGCTCCTCGCCCTGACCCCGGCGCTCTTCGGCATCGAATGGCTCGACCCCGAATACCTGCTCAAAGCCGGCGGCTGGATCGCCCTCGTGCTCGCCTGCGCGTTCGTCTTCCTCGAGACCGGCGTGCTCGTGCTCGCCTTCCTGCCCGGCGACTCGCTGCTCTTCACCGTCGGCCTGTTCAGCGCGACGGGCATTATTGACGTGCCGATCTGGATCACCTGCATCCTGCTGTTCGTGTTTGCGTTCGCTGGCGACCAGCTCGGTTTTACGCTCGGGCGCAAGCTCGGGCCCGCGATTTTCAACCGGCCCAAGAGCCGCTTCTTCAACCCCGAGAACGTGCAGCGCACGCACGAGTTCTTCGAGAAGCACGGGCCGAAGGCGATCATCATCGCCCGGTTCCTTCCGATCATCCGCGGTTTCGTGCCCGCGGCTGCCGGCGTCGGCAACATGACCCGCAAGCACTTCATGGTCTACAACGCCATCGGGGCGCTGCTCTGGGCCGTCGGCGTGACGCTGCTCGGCTACTTCCTGGGCCAGATCTCGTTCGTGCGTGAGTACAGCGAGGTCTTCATCATCGTGCTGGTGCTGATCCCCGGCATCCCGATCCTTATCGAGGCATGGCGCGCGTTCGCGAGCTGGCGTCGCAAGCGTCGTGGTGAGGTCGCAGACGACACGGTCGACGCGGCGTAGTCCGTGACCCGGCCCTGAGTCGGGTTGCTGGGTGCCCTGCGGCCTCCGGGGGTAGCCCCCGAGAAAATCATGTGCGCCCCTTGCGCTCGTCGAGAATCGGCGTAATATGCAACCAAATGGTTGTAGTAAAGGATTTCTCAGACGAAGCGGTGGACCGGGTCTTCCGGGCCCTCGCCGATGCGACGCGGCGCGATATCGTGCGCCGCACGCTGGCGAGCGACCTGTCGGTCTCGGACCTCGCTGGCGACTACGAGATGTCATTCGCGGCCGTGCAGAAGCACGTCGCGGTGCTCGAGGCCGCCGACCTCGTCGTGAAGATCCCGCGCGGGAGGGAGCGCATCGTGAGTGCGAACCCCGAAACCATTCGCCGCGCCGGGGAGCTGCTCGGGCACTTCGAGATGCTCTGGCGCGGCCGTATCGACCGACTCGATGCCCTGCTCGCCGAAGACGACGGACAGCCCCTTTCCGATCTCGTTTGAGAGGACCACACCATGCCAATCACCGCCGTTACCCAAGACACCGAGGCACTCACACTCACCGTCGTCGCCGACTTTACGGTCTCCGTGCGCCGACTCTGGGACGCGTACCTCGACCCCCGACAGATCGAGCGCTTCTGGGGCCCGCCGACCTTCCCGGCAACGTTCACTCGCCACGACGGCTTCCCGGGCGGCGTCAGCAACTACCGGATGACGGGGCCCGAGGGCGAGGTGAGCGCCGGCTACTGGAAGTGGGTCGCGGTCGACG
Encoded here:
- a CDS encoding VTT domain-containing protein, encoding MNSLLALTPALFGIEWLDPEYLLKAGGWIALVLACAFVFLETGVLVLAFLPGDSLLFTVGLFSATGIIDVPIWITCILLFVFAFAGDQLGFTLGRKLGPAIFNRPKSRFFNPENVQRTHEFFEKHGPKAIIIARFLPIIRGFVPAAAGVGNMTRKHFMVYNAIGALLWAVGVTLLGYFLGQISFVREYSEVFIIVLVLIPGIPILIEAWRAFASWRRKRRGEVADDTVDAA
- a CDS encoding ArsR/SmtB family transcription factor, which produces MVVVKDFSDEAVDRVFRALADATRRDIVRRTLASDLSVSDLAGDYEMSFAAVQKHVAVLEAADLVVKIPRGRERIVSANPETIRRAGELLGHFEMLWRGRIDRLDALLAEDDGQPLSDLV